The Osmerus eperlanus chromosome 9, fOsmEpe2.1, whole genome shotgun sequence genomic sequence ACCTCTCACTCTACCAATATGTCTTTCTtaatatctctctgtttctgttctgtatctttctctctctctctctctctctctctctctctctctctctctctctctctctctctctctctcctctctctctctctctctctttctctctctctttctctctcaaaggTGTGTTACTCAAAAGGCATGCCATCTTTGCGTTGACTCATATGGCATGACTATGTCATAGTTGTTTTGTCAAGTGTAccatatgaaatgtaacatacttaGCACAGGGAGGGATATAAAAGTGGCGGCCAGGTAAAATAGCAATCTCTCGAATCTCTCTTCCTGTGCGACAGAATCCTTATTAAGTGGTGCAAAAACAGTTTGGGTGCTGATGTTGGTACACCCTGTCCATGCTAATCGTTTAATTCAGCTCTAGGGGAGAACAGCAGCGTGAGGCAGATGGAGAGGTATGAGAGCCCTTAGCACTACATCCATATCATTACTGCTCTCCATAGTTAGAAGTGCTttaactttaaagcaatgaattAAGTGCATGCCCTCATGACATGCTCTCATAGGAGCGCCGTAATGTATCCCTTTTAGATATCACAGTTCTGTTCTCTGTTTCAAGAAATGGTGGCTTTTTTCCCCCTTTCCCAGGTCCACTGTGCTTGCATTGCACAATGCTGTGTACTGCAATTCTGTTGAAACCAAAGTGTTTTATATCCTGGGTGTAGCCTaggaattcttttttttttttttttttttttgggggggggggggggtgtagtgaaAGAGTGCAGAAAGGAGTGAAGAAAATATACAAGAACACTGGGCCTGGGCACTTCCTCNNNNNNNNNNNNNNNNNNNNNNNNNNNNNNNNNNNNNNNNNNNNNNNNNNNNNNNNNNNNNNNNNNNNNNNNNNNNNNNNNNNNNNNNNNNNNNNNNNNNNNNNNNNNNNNNNNNNNNNNNNNNNNNNNNNNNNNNNNNNNNNNNNNNNNNNNNNNNNNNNNNNNNNNNNNNNNNNNNNNNNNNNNNNNNNNNNNNNNNNGCAGGCAAAGCGTTCCAGTTTACAAGATTATAGATTTGAGTTTAATCTATTAAGAAAGCAAAGGAGATCAATTAATATCCCTAGAAAGAAATCTTGGAGGGTCATGAATCATATCTAAatctattttgtattttttctttttaatcAGACGTAAAACGAAAGTGTGACTCTGGCACATGCCGCCAGACAAATTAAATGAGCAGCTTTAAATGTTCCAGCTCCATGCTGCGTGGGAACATATAGCGAGTGTTCAGCGTGTCAAATGATGTCAAGTGTTACAGTTCCCTTCCTGctggaaagaggaggaaaaaaaccCTGAAATGAATTAAATTGAAAGGCCTGTCTTAAAACCCCCTTCCTAAAATGATTAACCCTTCCAGAGAACATTATGGAGTTGAACCCTGAGTACTTTGCGCTTTCTTACCGCCtataattgttttttttctgttgttggcttcatcagtctctctcctcgttatatgaaaaggagaaaaaatgTCTGAATAGAGCAGGGAAAGTTTCCCACAGTCAGTCCACACAGAGAAATACGCCATTGTGGGTTAGGGTTCCCATCCCTAGGCCTCACACAACTGAGATGGCTTGATGGACAGTGGTTTTATGATTGAGTGACCATTCTTACACTTTGTTCCTAAAAGAAAATGACAAAGGATGTAGTTAATGTAGGAAAGTGAGCCAAGATCTTTCACTCGTGTTAAACAATTCATTCAGGTAGCAGCCGTGCCTTGGGGAATTTATATTTCATCAGACACTTCAGTGACTGTTCCTAAAAACTTTAGTTTGGAAAATGTACCATCCAATtttatataatatttttttgttaCACATAATTGCAAAATTGTAGTACTATATGTAACTAATTGTATTATATTTACTATATGTAACAAACTATATGTTACAAAAAGTAATTTATACACAGTTAAAACAACATAACAGTTTAACAAATCCTGACATTTGTTTTTCCTACATTAACTATTTGGTACATATACCATACAGTTCAAAGTTCAAAATAATGTGTATGTTCAATAACCAATGTCCCGTGTGCAATACGAAGTTACACATTTATTGCAATACTACTGTATGTGCTTTACAAAGTATGACTCCCTAACTTGTCTGACCTATCACCTTGTATTCATGCATCCATTGTAAAGGGATATGTTCCATGGTGTCAGCCTCATATGGCCACACAAGAGCCTGAAATCACGTGTGAACACTCAACACGTTCATGATGAGGCTCTGATGAACTTGGTAGTTTGACCTCCTAGTGCCATATACTATTGTTGCTTTGTCTCATTTGGTTTCATTTAAAACAATAAGGTGCATTTATGTTTTCTTATTGTTTAGCTGCTGTAATCTGTAAATTGTTGTTCTATTCAATTCTATTCTATTGTGTTGTGTTCTGTTATGTTCTATTCATTCCCTGCTCTGTTCTGTTGAAATGATGGCTTCAAATGATTGGTATGAATGCATTTATCTTTCATTATCACATTGTGACATTCTTACTCAAATAAAATACCCACGTTGGCTTCTTCATTGAGTTTATTGTAACACTTTTTTGTATCCTCACGTCAGAAACGGGGATCAGGCAACCTGCCTAAACCTCCCAGTTCATTTCCTGTATTGGAGGGAAATAAATCCACGTTTAACCAATCAGACGGCACTATGGTATGCATGCGGAAACGCAATGGCGGATAGAAAGAAGCAGCTCGAATGGAACAAAATGTGTGATAAACCCGTGGAAAACGTCTTAGCTATGTCTTCCATCAGTGAGATATCTACCTACAGAGAATGTATCTCCACAATTTTGAATGTGCTTTCACATTTCGGGAGCGAGGTTGGTTGATAATCTTCTACTTAGCTGAGTGCTGCAGGATTTATCATACTATTATGGCTCACGGTCTCAGACAGCGATTTGTAATAATATTATGTACGAATGAACCTAAGCTATAATGTAACttgtgttttagtgtgtttgtgcgatGTCGCCTATTGTTATTTAGTAGCATCTATTATTTCTGAATTGAAGTTAGCTAGCCTAGCAAGAATGTTATCGTTGCATCGCCCTTTTGTTGCATTATAGCTCCTCCTTCTTGTTTACTAACTAGCTTGGAACATACCGGCGAATAAATTGGGCATATTTAGTTATGGATAGTTAATTTAATCCCGAGTCATTAACTAATGAAACAAAGTATATTTTATCATCCTCTAATGAGAAAACGTTTTGACGTCTTCAGGCAACCCGCTGGGTCTTTGTCTTTGGCTTAAGTTAATACAGTATGGTACGAGTTTGTCAAAATTGGTTTCTGTTTTTTGTTTGGTATTTTTAAAATTCTTATTCAGCTTAAATTAAGTGAAGCTGTTCTCAAGATCAATGTCAGCGTAAACGCACTGGATGTGCCTTCCAGTCAACCTGCTCACGTGTACAACTGTCTACAGCGGCACATTTCAAAACTACAGGTACATTTTTTGGATTATATAGACTAGCCTCGATAAATAAACATTTAGTCCTGCATAATTCTACTTTTGCCCTACCtcattccctgtgtgtgtgtgtgtgtgtgtgtttcgggggGTATGAGATTCCCGATTCACCATATTCACCACGTCAACGTGCTGTCCATCCCTCAGGCCGTGTCAGAGAGCCTGAAGCCTCAGGTGGTGGGCGAGGCCTGGCCCTCGCCTGCGACCGTTGCACGCGGCGTTGACATGTCTGCCGCCAGAGCACCGGTGGAGGACGAGGTCCCGGGCTCTGAGAACATCCCACCCCGAGGCCCTGGAGATATGACAGAAGGGGACGGGGAAGGCAAGTCGCAGGATGATGACCTCACGGTTCAGATCAAAGCCAGTAAAAGCGAGGTGAGTTTCTGTGAGCAGAGCAGACAACTCTCCTGGTAGGAGCCTCTCACAATATCTTAACTGGCCGCTCAGCAAATTAATAATCATAAGTAATTGTCTACCTAAGTAGGCTACTGGAAGAGACGTAATGACTCAAATGCCTGATAACCCAGTTGAGCGCAAAATAAGGAGTCCTTCCCTGGGCTGGAGCCAGGGAGAGCTGGCCATGGTTCCGGAGGGTTGTGACTGAGGACCAGGTCCTTGATGGACAATGAAGAGGATGCTCATTACTGTCAGAGATTGCATGTGAATGTAGAACAAGAGGGCACGCATTTAGTTGTATATTTATTTTAGCAGCCAAATAAACTGTGTTTGTACTTtgtcctttttttccttttctcaaATGGCAAGCGATTCCACTTTTTTttttggaggggtggagggagggcagtTGGGAACAATTTTGCATGCTAAGATGAGAATCACGGTGTTTCCCTGTACCAACCCTTGCTCATTGTCAGAAGGAATGCGAAAAGGGGACAGGGGGATTGATTTCTATCAATAGCTTCTAAATCTGGAATATCTCATCTCTCCCCCGAAATGGCCACTCCTGACCTCCCCGCCACAGATTGACAGGAGGATATCTGCATTTATGGAGCGCAAGCAGCTGGAGATCAATGAAAACAATGTGCGGGAGTTCTGCAACGTGATCGACTGCAATCAGGGTGAGGACggagagtggggtgggggtttggggtggaggggggggggggggggtctgccgGCACACAGATTGCCAATGTTTGGGAGAGTGCTGATTTCCTCAGGCGAGAGGTCAGGCTgatctgcagagagagaggaggctcaAGTAGCTAACGCACTCCGTCTCAAAAATAGGACTAGCTTTGTCCAGAAACCCTCCAGAGGAACGAAGGGGAGAAGTCTTGTACTCCAAAACAAGACTCGAGAAGCACCGTAGTAGAAATTAGGTCACCCTCACTAGAGAGGCTTGTTAAAAGCTCTTTGCACCTATTAAAATAAATCTCGGCTGCATTAATTCATCTCGGGTTACTTGGCTGATGCAGGTGAGATGAGATGCAGGTGAGAGTCGTGGATTTCCGATTTTCTGTTCTTTTGTTTATCGATCATCTTTTTCCTGTGCCAAAGAGAACAGTTGCGCGCGGACTGAAGCTGTGTTCACACCCTACCCTGGCTTTaagagccatgtgaaaggtaAGGTCCCTGTTTGCTCGACTGTCACTTCACAGCCTTCCCAACTTTGCAGTTTCGACAGAGTTCCTGTTTTTGTATTTCCCTCAACACTTTCAAACTCGACACAAACGTCAGACGAAAGTCTTCACGACATCGACAGTTTGATTAATGACTTTGATCGACTGATGTCCTGAGGCCCTGGGTCGTCGGTGTCGCCCATGTTGTTGCAGTCACCCGTGTGGTGAACACCTATGGGCCGCAGActcgaggaggtggaggagggcagagccagggaggCCAAGTAGGGTCCGTGGGGCCTGAGATGGGCCTGCCAGTCAGAACCTGTGGGAACTCGGCCATCGAGGAACGCCTCCACAACATCGAGACCCATCTCAAGCTCCCGACAGGTGAGGACCAGCTGGAGCAGGCAAGCCTGCAGAGAACACGGTTCCCTCTGAAGAACCTGCAACCACAGCACGTCGCTTACCTGCTCATGTGATATCACTGCTCTTCATGGCATTTCATTATTCTTTTGTTTTGCTTCCCAGAGGGTCCAGTTCCCCTCAGTGTTTACCTGCGGCTGAAGAAGCTGGAGGATCGGATCCTGGAGCTGGAGGGCCTCTCTCCCGAGTATTTCCAGTCCAACGTGAGTTTGGCATTGGTATTTTGAAGTTGGGAGCTGGAGGGCCTCTCTCCCGAGTATTTCCAGTCCAACGTGAGTTTGGCATTGGTATTTTGAAGTTGAAATGGATTCAAACATTATTATCATAATGTATTTGTGCTGCAGACCATTTCATCCAGACTGATAGTAGGGTGGGGGATTAGACCCTGGAACCTCTTGTTTTTCCAgttaaatgctctaccactgagccatACCTATCCTCCATTATACTCCAGGGCCACGGTTTATGTGCTGTTAGCGGGTTAGCTGGGTAGACAAAGGCTGTCTCTGGGTCCTACACGGGTTTGTGTTTTCACAAAAAGCGCTGGCCAACCTACAGTTCGACCTTACTACTCTTGACCTTGCTCTGTCTTAATCAGTAAACAGACTTTGTGCGTTAACTTTTGTGGAATAGCTCAGAGGCAGAAGGACAAGTAGCTCTGCCGTTGTCGACAGGAACATTGGTTTGACAtgacctcctctgctctccatacTTTCAGAGTTACCTTCACAAGCGACCAAAGATGGGGTCCACTCAGGTGCGTTTGGCTTCTTTAACTTCTGTCACTTCAAATGTTGTGTAAATGACACGATTGGTTGGGCAGTGCCTAGAAAAGTTTAGGTttgctggaggtgtgtgtgtgcgtgcgcatgtgttcacacctttgtgtgtgtgtgttttcaggcctgcagtctgtctgagtTGGAGGGGAAAATCAGTGCGGTGAAGGCGGCATTACTGAAGAGAGTGACTGAGTTTGGACCAGGATATGGAACTGAATGTTCTCTCTGATCCATCACtcgccgtctctctgtctctttctctctgcctctctgcctttctctctgcctctttctctctgcctctctttctctctgcctctctctctctgcctctctttctctctgcctctctttctctctgcctctctttctctttgcctTTCTctcactgcccctctctctgcctctctatttttctctgccGTTCATTCTCAGCCTCctctttttttcacacacacacaaacacgcacacacactctcatcatGGTAGAACATCCATGACGTCTGTCAGTACTGTAACATCTGTAAACCTATGAGGAACATTTCAACATTAGCCTGTTTGATTATATTCATTTGCAGATAAACGTATTTTTTCCCCTATCATTCTCCACATATTTCATTGTGAAGAGGAATAGGGTTGgttttgtaaataaatatttttttcaaacttcTTGAAGGGGACTGATTAATGGCTCTAATCACACATTGTACATGAACAGTATTAGTCACGCTGTGAATTTGATGGCAATTAATTAAACTTTGAAGTTATGTAATTCATGCTAGATGTAAAGAGTTTTCATGAACTAGAAATATCTATCAGCAATCCAACCTGTTTTTGAACAGACCCTAAGAGCTCAGTGTGAACATGAGCATGCAGCATTCTATTCCACACCAGGTGAAATGTCAAAGCACGCTTCAGAGTAATGGATGGCAATTCTGCTGGTTTGAAATGAGACTGTTGTGGTATGGCTCGGTGCATTGTTAGTGATGTCAGCGTTGGCCTATGCCATGTGAGTTTGTATACCATCTCCTGTGTATATGAACGGGTTATTGAACTGTGTGAGTAATTGGTTTGTGCGAAGGTGCAGTTGATTCGTCTGCCAGGCTGCTGAGTGAGGATGATCCCCCTGATGGCTGTCATTAGAACAAATGACCTGATTACTGAAACGCTGTGTCGAAAACACATGGAGCCCAAACACGCCAGCGGCAGATTGCTCTGTCTGGTGACGTGAATCGTAGGTtaaccctcccaacccctccccaCCTTGACAGGTGATATTATACCTTAAATCGTATTGATACAATTCAAAAATTGTACTGGTCATGAAATTCATATTAGCGTAGCACACTTGCTCCTGACTCGCGCAAGTTCTAGAATGTCACGTCTCAACTGTGAATGGCGCCTCAGCTGAACTGATTGATGGAGTGACCTGGAACACAAAACGAGAAACGCTGGCATTGTGCCTTTTCTGGGGGTAGATAATAATCCATTCTCCTGGTAGAGccccgggggggggagggggggtggtggtctCTTTTCAGGTGAACCTGGCTCGCTCAGCTCTCTCCCTGGCAGCCTCTCCCAGAGTTCTGTCTCCTCGGCCCTGGGCCCACAGCGCTCTAAGAGGGGCCACTTGAGTGTGGGGACAATGTGAGCAGGGGGGGTTGGGTATTGTTCCCCCAGAGCCTTTGTCTCAGACACAGGTCCCTTATATGGGTTAATGAGAACAAATTGGTTGGAGTGTAACAAATGGATTATGGGTGTGGACAAAAGAGGCTGTATTTGGAGGTATGTCCAGTCCAGGTCCACCCATGGCGGGCCTGTTGAGTTGAGCAGGCACACTAATGGGCAAATGAAGTACAGCTCACTGAATATCTCATTATCTTGATCCTGTCTGTTTTTGTGCATGAATACAATGACATTACTCTCACTGCCGGCTGTTAACCCTTGGGCAGATCTGTGGATAACAGACTCATCTCTCTTTTTGAATGctagagatagagaaaggaaagagcGGTTGAAATGCTTTGGTTACTAAGTTAACTTAGATCCTACCTCAACCCCTCCAGACAGGATCCTGTCTCAGAGAACCGACGGAAAAAAACTAGTTAAACCACAGTTTTCAAATGCACTGGGGTTTTTTTCTCAGTCAAAACCCCAAGGCAAATGTGTTTCTTTTCAAACCCACATCGGACACTACACTTTTAGTTCCGAGATTACAAAGTCAACATGTCAACACAAGTGTCAGTAATAATGATTACTGCATTTGGGTGGACCCTCTGTGCCTTTTCAGAACCACAGAGAGGCCCCTCTCACTGACTATACTGCCAGCCTGTCAATCTCTCTACTCCTGGTCTTTGGAATCTTTGGGGAAAATAACAGTTTTCCTTCCtggacaaccccccctccctacccttCATCGTCAgtaaggaggtgggggggggggggcggaggtggGCAGAAAGAGATTCATATCCATTCATAACTCCCAAACTCTTAATgggcttcaccccccccccccaccccctttttcTCTCATGTGACTCGTCAGCTCCAGGCTTTATCCCTGGGAGCTCTGTGTCAAAAAAGACTGTTGCTCGTTTGTGTCTGGAACAATAAGGAACAAGGTTGGATCTCTCACAAAGGACAGAAAACAGTCTTTTCTCTCTGCAGAACATTAGATTCTGACACATTTTGCCATggcagtgttttttttgtttttttcttcttcctctttctccgtctGGCCTGAGTGCTATTGCTGGGGGTCTTTAAGCGACCACCTGTTGGCAGTCTGGTTTTCATTACTGGCACGGCTGTTATCACCGGGTGCAGAGGCTTGTGGGGtctaacacacactcgcaccctGCACGTTCTGTAGCCGTGTCGCTAGGGATGGACGGACTGCAGAGCGGGTTCCGCGTTCGGCTCACGGGTTCTGCGATTCTATTCTTTTCCAACAGCGTTGTGTGtgaagctggggggggggggggggtctcctgaGCATGAGAGAGTCATATAATCGTAGCTGTCATGTACAAACGCTTCTAAAAGACCCAGATTACCATAGCTCAGGCTCACATTCAAATGGAGATTCTCTTGTTTATTCCATAAGTACAGGCTACAGTTATTTTAAAAGGCACGGACCCACTGGAATTATCTTTCTTTGATAGAAAAACCCACAGTGTTCAGTCAATTACTTTCAGAGCCACCAACCCCTGCGAGTCTTTGGAGATTacatttgttctttttttgAATTGAAATTGGACCATTTCCCTCCCTAAGCAGCTATCAGAATGAATACAGTTGGACTATGATTTTCATGGATGTTGCTTCTGCTACAGTAAATGCACACGCCTTGCAAACACATCAAACACAACCAGCATCAATAAAAAGAAGTGTTTTCAATTCAACATCGACCCCCTTTAGCAGTGGTCAACAAGCAACTGGCAAAGAGATTTGTTTGTCTTTTACATCCTCCACATGAAAACATAACGGACGGTGCTGCTGTATTCCTCAGGAAAACCCAAACCATCATTTACCAGCGTGTCGTTTTTCATTCACTAGCTCTGGCTGAGAGGTGCTGGGGCCTCGGGACTctggagagcagacagacagacaggttggtagacagacagacaggttggtaggttggtagacaggcagacttgCAGGTAGACAGGAAGGTAGATAGGCGGACTGGTAGGTAAAGTGACAGACAATAAGGCAGTCAGACATGCAGGCAAGCaagcagtcagacaggcagttaGACAGgttggtagacagacagacaggtcgacAGGTTAGTAGACAGGCAGACTTGCAGGTAGACAGGAAGGTAGATGGGCGGACTGGTAGGCAAAGTGACAGACAATAAGGCAGTCAGACATGCAGGCAAGCaagcagtcagacaggcaggtagggaGATAGACCGATAGACAAGcaggcagtcagacacacacaagcaggcatactgagagagagagagagagagagagacaggtagactgacagacagacaggcaggcaggcagctgcTCTCCCAGGCCCCAGCCCTGCAGCCGTCTCCAGCCTCTCTGGAGTTAAATGTGCCTGTGATATTGCCAGGCTGGAGCAGCGGGAGCCGAATTCAGGCAATTACAATCAAGTCAGGGCATAGTTAGAGCGTGGGCCTTGCACCTGAGCTGGATGCTGATGAGACACTtagccccccaaccccccaacccaacctcctcctacccctacCCTGTACCCCCTGCTGGACAACTCTCTCACaggtctctccatctccttcacctctctctctctctctctctctctctctctctctctctctctctctctctctctctctctctctctctctctctttctctctctctctctctccctcctttgccTCTCTtacacacccccctctctctctctctctctctctctccctcctttgccTCTCTtacacacccccctctctctctctctctctctctctctctctctctctctctgccctcacaTTGTAACACATAATGTACTGTACAAGTATGCTGTGTGCCTGTACTCAGTTCAGAGTTCAGACCCTGCTGACTGTTTGGCAGGCTGGTTCAGACCCTGCTGACTGTTTGACAGGCTGGTTCAGACCCGGCTGACTGAATGATGGCTGTGCatacccacccccccatcccaaacacacacgcatcccgAACC encodes the following:
- the mbip gene encoding MAP3K12-binding inhibitory protein 1, with protein sequence MADRKKQLEWNKMCDKPVENVLAMSSISEISTYRECISTILNVLSHFGSELKLSEAVLKINVSVNALDVPSSQPAHVYNCLQRHISKLQAVSESLKPQVVGEAWPSPATVARGVDMSAARAPVEDEVPGSENIPPRGPGDMTEGDGEGKSQDDDLTVQIKASKSEIDRRISAFMERKQLEINENNVREFCNVIDCNQENSCARTEAVFTPYPGFKSHVKVTRVVNTYGPQTRGGGGGQSQGGQVGSVGPEMGLPVRTCGNSAIEERLHNIETHLKLPTEGPVPLSVYLRLKKLEDRILELEGLSPEYFQSNSYLHKRPKMGSTQACSLSELEGKISAVKAALLKRVTEFGPGYGTECSL